Proteins encoded in a region of the Elaeis guineensis isolate ETL-2024a chromosome 7, EG11, whole genome shotgun sequence genome:
- the LOC105047980 gene encoding pathogen-associated molecular patterns-induced protein A70 → MLEEALPSIWALVHGWLTPTVLFVLLNLVIGTIAVTSKVIHRDADGAGDPRKLFRSPSLVLDRLRSFNLHSYRSGNIPLESAARSEPLETLHVSPDPAVAAESEAVEAIHAPEADPAGEEHHEFSRSQSDSRPTGGEVPVKLAAKMKKSASDKSMFAHFEVEEAEVVPLPATVRARTARREAAAAEEDDEGREVDARADDFINRFRQQLQLQRLDSIMRYKELLNRGAGNQT, encoded by the coding sequence ATGCTGGAGGAAGCATTACCGTCGATCTGGGCGTTGGTCCACGGCTGGCTCACCCCCACCGTCCTTTTCGTGCTTCTCAACCTCGTCATCGGAACCATCGCCGTCACGTCCAAAGTGATCCACCGCGACGCCGACGGTGCTGGCGACCCCCGCAAGCTCTTCCGCTCTCCGTCCCTCGTCCTCGACCGCCTCCGCTCCTTCAACCTCCACAGCTACCGCTCCGGCAACATCCCCCTCGAGAGTGCCGCCCGGTCCGAGCCACTCGAAACCCTCCATGTCTCGCCGGATCCCGCCGTCGCCGCCGAGTCCGAGGCCGTGGAGGCGATCCACGCACCGGAGGCCGATCCCGCAGGCGAGGAGCACcacgagttcagccgaagccaGTCGGACTCGCGCCCGACCGGGGGGGAGGTGCCGGTGAAGCTGGCCGCGAAGATGAAGAAGTCGGCGAGCGACAAGTCGATGTTCGCGCACTTCGAGGTCGAGGAggcggaggtggtcccgttgccGGCGACGGTGAGGGCGAGGACCGCGCGGCgggaggcggcggcggcggaggaggaCGATGAAGGAAGGGAGGTAGATGCCCGCGCCGACGACTTCATCAACCGGTTCCGGCAGCAGCTCCAGCTTCAGCGGCTCGACTCCATCATGAGGTACAAGGAGCTGCTCAACCGTGGGGCTGGAAATCAAACTTAG
- the LOC105047981 gene encoding NDR1/HIN1-like protein 13 — protein MADRVYPSSKPNLQTPQAVNGGGRPPSFPTTKAQAYGANRPVYRPQPMKPRRRSSRGCCCACCLWLTLILIALVLLAAIAGGVFYVLYRPRRPDFTVSSIRLAALNITASNQQLASRLDLSVTARNPNKKLVYIYDPISIAVSSGSVNVGDGSFPAFVHGTKNTTILKTTVSTSGESVDASAAADLKKKSKLPLEIDLETKAGMKIGGFKTKKMRIKVHCAAVDVAVPKGKTAASPSTPDAPCKVKLRIKIWKWTF, from the coding sequence ATGGCGGACAGAGTGTATCCTTCCTCCAAGCCCAACCTCCAAACTCCCCAGGCCGTCAACGGTGGGGGAAGGCCGCCGTCGTTCCCCACCACCAAGGCTCAGGCGTACGGGGCCAACCGCCCCGTCTACCGCCCCCAGCCAATGAAGCCCCGCCGCCGGAGCAGCCGGGGCTGCTGCTGCGCCTGCTGCCTCTGGCTTACCCTCATTCTCATCGCCCTCGTCCTCCTCGCCGCCATCGCCGGCGGCGTCTTCTACGTCCTCTACCGCCCCCGCCGCCCCGACTTCACCGTCTCCTCCATCCGCCTCGCCGCCCTAAACATCACCGCCTCCAACCAGCAGCTCGCCTCCCGCCTCGACCTCTCCGTGACCGCCCGCAACCCCAACAAGAAGCTCGTCTACATCTACGACCCTATCTCCATCGCCGTCTCCTCCGGCAGCGTCAACGTTGGCGACGGGTCGTTCCCGGCCTTCGTCCACGGCACCAAGAACACCACCATTCTCAAGACGACGGTGTCGACATCCGGCGAGAGCGTGGACGCGTCGGCGGCGGCGGATCTGAAGAAAAAGAGCAAGCTGCCGCTGGAGATCGATCTGGAGACGAAGGCCGGGATGAAGATCGGGGGATTCAAGACCAAGAAGATGAGGATCAAGGTTCACTGCGCGGCGGTCGACGTCGCCGTACCCAAGGGGAAGACCGCCGCCTCCCCGTCTACCCCTGACGCCCCGTGTAAGGTCAAGCTCAGGATCAAGATCTGGAAGTGGACTTTCTAG
- the LOC105047979 gene encoding uncharacterized protein: MAPKPISSPVPVAWYPSLAVLMLSIGLVVTASFFIYEATSSRRNRSLSKEITTGAVASVFLGFGSLFLLLATGVYV, from the exons ATG GCACCGAAGCCTATATCGAGTCCAGTACCcgtcgcgtggtatccgtcgctgGCCGTGCTGATGCTTTCCATCGGTCTCGTCGTCACCGCTTCCTTCTTCAT CTACGAAGCTACTTCATCCAGACGGAACCGTAGTCTATCAAAGGAGATCACGACTGGAGCCGTGGCATCTGTTTTCTTG GGTTTTGGATCTCTGTTCTTGCTCCTTGCAACTGGTGTCTATGTTTAA